In a single window of the Acyrthosiphon pisum isolate AL4f chromosome X, pea_aphid_22Mar2018_4r6ur, whole genome shotgun sequence genome:
- the LOC103309247 gene encoding ATP-dependent DNA helicase PIF6-like produces MSFKSIDTTVDENEAVYFPTEFLNSLEILGMPPHKLRLKIGLPVILLRNLYPPKLCNGTRLVIKRISGNVLEATILTGKLKGEIVQLPRIPMIPSESPIPIKRLQFPIRLAFAMTINKAQGQTMYICGLDLENPCFSHGQLYVACSRVGKPSNLFILAKDRLTKNIVHRLVLS; encoded by the coding sequence ATGTCTTTTAAATCAATCGACACTACTGTCGATGAAAACGAAGCAGTATATTTTCCCactgaatttttaaattcccTGGAAATACTAGGAATGCCACCACACAAACTTCGATTGAAGATTGGTTTACCAGTTATTCTTTTGCGTAATTTGTATCCACCTAAATTATGCAACGGTACACGTTTGGTAATCAAAAGGATCAGCGGAAATGTTCTTGAAGCAACTATTTTGACTGGGAAGTTAAAAGGAGAAATTGTGCAGTTGCCACGTATTCCAATGATACCATCAGAATCTCCTATACCAATTAAAAGACTTCAATTTCCTATTCGTTTGGCATTCGCAATGACCATAAACAAGGCTCAAGGACAAACAATGTACATTTGTGGCTTGGACTTGGAAAATCCATGTTTTTCCCATGGACAACTATATGTTGCATGCTCACGTGTGGGGAAGCCATCAaatctatttatattagcaAAAGACAGGTTaaccaaaaatattgtacaccGATTAGttcttagttaa